Proteins from a genomic interval of Periophthalmus magnuspinnatus isolate fPerMag1 chromosome 11, fPerMag1.2.pri, whole genome shotgun sequence:
- the cart4 gene encoding cocaine- and amphetamine-regulated transcript 4, producing METVRVAVMLSVCLSVLCQGQRSRVQDEENAAAPALGLSQRELVDVLDDFLDDGDTELTVQKKASVIPRCDIGERCALKHGPRIGRLCDCLRGTACNSFFLRCY from the exons ATGGAGACCGTGCGTGTTGCCGTGatgctgtctgtgtgtctgtccgTGCTCtgccagggtcaaaggtcacgagTGCAAGACGAAGAGAACGCAGCCGCACCCGCCCTGGGGCTGAGCCAGAGAGAACTG GTTGATGTCCTGGACGATTTCCTGGATGATGGAGACACAGAGCTAACTGTGCAGAAGAAGGCCAGTGTCATACCCAGG TGTGACATCGGAGAACGCTGCGCTCTCAAACATGGCCCCAGGATCGGGCGACTCTGCGACTGTCTCCGAGGAACGGCCTGTAACAGCTTCTTCCTGCGCTGCTATTGA